One stretch of Streptomyces sp. MMBL 11-1 DNA includes these proteins:
- a CDS encoding non-ribosomal peptide synthetase, producing the protein MPSVRQQGLWFLGRQEGWSATYNVPGAVWLAGALDREALCAALADVVGRHESLRTVFEVREGALWQRVVEPVNLDVPVLDVVPDDVPGMLARLARVPFDLAVDLPFRAHLLRVAEHRHVLLLVLHHIATDGASDGPMWRDVAVAYRARSAGRAPEWEPLPVQYADFAVWQREFLGDPGDEGSEAWRQLAYWREALAGLPQEAVVRPDRARPAVASHRGVTRSAVCPPQVHARLAEIARETGTSLFMVVQAATASLLSRMGAGQDILIGVPVDGRTDEALDDLVGFFVNTLVLRTRTDGDPSFRQLLERVRRTDLEAWAHQDVPFDWVVEALNPERTSARNPLFQVLMTLHDGDAVSVDLPGLNTRFEPVDTGIAKFDLSFGFTPHRTDAGGTGELVLTVEGSADLYEPETVHSLAGRLVRLMEAVSADMDVPLSAIDLFEDGERERVTSGRARTGEFPTSTLVELFEAQVVRRPDAVAVVSDDERVSYAELNARANQLARVLVARGAGPESLVAVLLGRSVDLAVALLAVLKSGAAYLPIDPEYPAERIAALFEEAEPLLVVTTTAATSSPPGHIGASCVVLDAPDTRLTLSAQDTTDLTHADLKDRLLSTHPAYVIYTSGSTGRPKGVTIAHGSVVAILDATREQFRFGAEDVWTWFHSYAFDMSVWEMWGCLAYGGTLVTVPFEVSRSPRDFLRLLERERVTVLCQTPSAFYPLIREDAEAAPRLALRTVVFGGEALDFGPLGKWYQRHPDDVVTLVNMYGITETTIHATYAALDREMAAEAAGRSLVGSPLAGLRTWVLDAALRPVPVGVAGELFVAGPQLARGYRERPGLTAQRFVACPFEPGERMYRSGDLARWTGEGQLEYLGRIDDQVQLRGFRVELGEVATVFTSHPKVARGAVTVREDTPGDQRLVAYGVPVDATVTSDELHAHLRERLPGYMVPSVLLVDELPLTANGKLDRRALPAWAPAGQEASRAAVTPLEKRLCALVAGVVGVPEVGVDDNFFNLGGHSLLAVLFLDRVNDLTDTDRALTIRDLYLTPTVAGLAERLTAGTPDLPNNPMEPAITMREGAGEPLFCLPMSSGLSWAFSGLLPHIDERRPVVGLQSEQLLAPGAGPRDFGVLADAHVARIRELRPHGPYHLLGWSFGGVLAHAVAVRLEALGERVATLALLDARPLPEERPASADRRWVLQVLLGQVADTAPTPTTDEELVELVRAHDPLLAALEPEQAAAVVTTTMGNGDAFLGHQVLDEFHGDAVFFNAARTSVSSGKAAWGPYVRGNIHEYDIDCGHMEMTGRGPLRAIGKLLDAHLSM; encoded by the coding sequence ATGCCGTCCGTCAGGCAGCAGGGTCTGTGGTTCCTGGGCCGCCAGGAGGGATGGTCGGCGACGTACAACGTGCCGGGTGCGGTGTGGCTCGCGGGCGCACTGGACCGGGAGGCGCTGTGTGCCGCGTTGGCCGACGTGGTGGGCCGGCACGAGAGCCTGCGGACCGTGTTCGAGGTGCGGGAAGGGGCGCTGTGGCAGCGGGTCGTGGAACCGGTGAACCTGGATGTGCCGGTGCTCGACGTGGTGCCGGACGACGTGCCCGGGATGTTGGCCCGTCTGGCACGGGTGCCGTTCGATCTGGCGGTGGATCTGCCTTTTCGGGCTCACCTGCTGAGAGTGGCGGAGCACCGGCATGTGCTGTTGCTGGTGCTGCATCACATCGCGACGGACGGTGCGTCGGACGGGCCGATGTGGCGGGATGTGGCGGTGGCGTATCGGGCGCGGTCGGCGGGCCGGGCGCCGGAGTGGGAGCCGTTGCCCGTGCAGTACGCGGACTTCGCGGTCTGGCAGCGGGAGTTCCTGGGGGATCCGGGGGACGAGGGAAGCGAGGCCTGGCGCCAGTTGGCCTACTGGCGGGAGGCGCTGGCGGGGCTTCCCCAGGAGGCGGTGGTGCGTCCGGACCGGGCCAGGCCGGCGGTGGCGTCGCATCGCGGTGTGACGCGTTCGGCGGTGTGTCCGCCCCAGGTGCACGCGCGCCTGGCGGAGATCGCGCGGGAGACGGGCACGTCGTTGTTCATGGTGGTACAGGCGGCGACGGCGTCGTTGTTGTCACGCATGGGCGCGGGCCAGGACATCCTCATCGGCGTCCCGGTCGACGGGCGTACCGACGAGGCCTTGGACGACCTCGTCGGCTTCTTCGTGAACACGCTGGTGCTGCGGACGCGTACGGACGGGGACCCGTCGTTCCGTCAGTTGCTGGAGCGGGTGCGGCGCACCGACCTCGAGGCGTGGGCGCATCAGGACGTTCCGTTCGACTGGGTCGTGGAGGCACTCAACCCGGAGCGGACCTCGGCCCGCAACCCCTTGTTCCAGGTGCTGATGACCCTGCACGACGGGGACGCCGTGTCCGTCGATCTGCCCGGTCTGAACACCCGCTTCGAGCCGGTGGACACGGGCATCGCCAAGTTCGACCTGTCCTTCGGCTTCACTCCACATCGCACCGACGCGGGCGGGACGGGCGAGTTGGTGTTGACCGTGGAGGGCAGCGCCGATCTGTACGAGCCGGAGACCGTCCACTCGCTGGCCGGGCGGCTGGTGCGGCTGATGGAGGCGGTGTCCGCCGACATGGACGTGCCGCTGTCGGCGATCGACTTGTTCGAGGACGGCGAGCGGGAACGGGTCACCTCGGGGCGGGCTCGGACGGGGGAGTTTCCCACCTCCACGTTGGTCGAGTTGTTCGAAGCACAGGTGGTCCGGCGACCGGACGCGGTGGCGGTGGTGTCGGACGACGAGCGGGTCTCGTACGCGGAGTTGAACGCGCGGGCGAACCAGCTGGCGCGGGTGCTGGTGGCGCGAGGTGCGGGGCCCGAGTCGTTGGTGGCGGTGCTGCTGGGGCGTTCCGTGGACCTGGCGGTGGCCCTGCTCGCGGTGCTGAAGTCGGGAGCCGCGTATTTGCCGATCGATCCGGAGTATCCGGCGGAACGGATCGCGGCGCTCTTCGAGGAGGCCGAGCCGCTCCTGGTCGTCACCACCACGGCGGCCACGTCATCGCCGCCCGGCCACATCGGCGCGTCATGCGTGGTGCTCGACGCGCCCGACACCCGCCTCACCCTGTCCGCGCAGGACACCACCGACCTCACGCACGCCGACCTCAAGGATCGGCTGCTGTCCACGCACCCGGCCTACGTGATCTACACCTCGGGCTCCACCGGGCGTCCCAAGGGCGTCACCATCGCCCACGGCAGCGTCGTCGCCATTCTCGACGCCACCAGGGAGCAGTTCCGCTTCGGCGCCGAAGACGTGTGGACATGGTTCCACTCCTACGCCTTCGACATGTCGGTGTGGGAGATGTGGGGCTGCCTCGCGTACGGCGGGACGTTGGTCACGGTGCCGTTCGAGGTCTCCCGATCTCCGCGGGACTTTCTGCGGCTGCTGGAGCGGGAGCGGGTGACCGTGCTGTGCCAGACACCCTCCGCCTTCTACCCGTTGATCCGCGAGGACGCCGAGGCGGCTCCCCGGCTCGCCCTGCGCACCGTCGTCTTCGGCGGTGAGGCCCTCGACTTCGGGCCGTTGGGGAAGTGGTACCAGCGGCATCCGGACGACGTGGTGACGCTGGTCAACATGTACGGGATCACCGAGACGACCATCCACGCCACCTATGCGGCTCTCGACCGGGAGATGGCGGCCGAAGCAGCCGGCCGGAGCCTGGTGGGATCACCGTTGGCCGGGCTGCGGACATGGGTGCTGGACGCGGCGTTGCGTCCGGTACCGGTGGGCGTGGCCGGCGAGTTGTTCGTCGCGGGACCGCAGTTGGCCCGGGGGTACCGGGAGCGTCCGGGGCTGACCGCGCAGCGGTTCGTGGCCTGTCCGTTCGAGCCGGGGGAGCGGATGTATCGCAGCGGGGACCTGGCCCGTTGGACCGGTGAGGGACAGTTGGAGTATCTCGGCAGGATCGACGACCAGGTACAACTGCGCGGATTCCGCGTTGAGCTGGGTGAGGTCGCGACCGTCTTCACCAGCCACCCGAAGGTGGCCAGGGGCGCGGTGACCGTGCGCGAGGACACCCCGGGAGACCAGCGTCTGGTGGCCTACGGAGTGCCCGTGGACGCCACGGTGACCAGTGACGAGCTGCACGCCCACCTGCGCGAGAGGCTGCCCGGCTACATGGTTCCCAGCGTGTTGTTGGTGGACGAGCTGCCGCTGACCGCGAACGGGAAGCTGGACCGCAGGGCACTGCCCGCGTGGGCCCCAGCCGGTCAGGAGGCGTCGCGCGCCGCCGTGACGCCTCTGGAGAAGCGGTTGTGCGCGCTCGTCGCCGGGGTGGTGGGCGTGCCCGAGGTGGGCGTGGACGACAACTTCTTCAACCTCGGCGGCCACTCCCTGCTCGCCGTCCTGTTCCTCGACCGCGTCAACGACCTCACCGACACCGACCGGGCCCTGACCATCCGCGACCTCTATCTGACCCCCACCGTCGCCGGGCTCGCCGAACGCCTGACCGCCGGCACCCCCGACCTCCCCAACAACCCCATGGAACCGGCCATCACCATGCGGGAGGGTGCCGGCGAGCCACTGTTCTGCCTGCCGATGAGCTCCGGACTGAGCTGGGCGTTCTCGGGTCTCCTGCCGCACATCGACGAGCGCAGGCCGGTTGTCGGGCTCCAGTCCGAACAACTCCTCGCCCCGGGGGCCGGGCCGCGCGACTTCGGCGTTCTGGCCGACGCTCACGTCGCACGGATACGGGAACTGCGGCCGCACGGCCCCTACCACTTGCTGGGCTGGTCGTTCGGCGGCGTCCTCGCGCACGCGGTCGCGGTGCGTCTGGAGGCGCTGGGGGAGCGGGTGGCGACCCTCGCCCTCCTCGACGCCCGGCCCCTGCCCGAGGAGCGGCCGGCGTCGGCGGATCGGCGCTGGGTCCTGCAGGTGCTGCTCGGTCAGGTGGCGGACACGGCCCCCACGCCCACGACGGACGAGGAACTGGTGGAACTCGTACGTGCGCACGATCCGCTCCTTGCCGCGCTCGAGCCGGAGCAGGCCGCGGCCGTCGTGACCACCACGATGGGGAACGGCGATGCGTTCCTGGGTCATCAGGTCCTCGACGAGTTCCACGGAGATGCCGTCTTCTTCAACGCGGCACGCACCAGTGTGAGCTCGGGCAAAGCGGCCTGGGGTCCTTATGTCCGGGGAAACATCCATGAATACGACATCGACTGCGGGCACATGGAGATGACGGGGCGTGGGCCACTGCGCGCCATCGGAAAACTGCTCGACGCCCACCTGTCAATGTGA
- a CDS encoding helix-turn-helix domain-containing protein — protein sequence MNLGSNIRFGILLRNARKRVGMTQRQLAELSTISVRAIRDLELDCTKAPRAQTISLLADALRLSKARRAELEAAAGLASGHSLIEDLVAPPALLGPIVGREHETASLTDLLESSGHRLLKVVGMPGIGKSRLIQKVANDLHQSGRMSVIHLARESAAQGGKGVMPSGLIDRIADRIGCEPTADDVTGALTTNEVLLTVDGRDLDEDGEIELRLLLHRCPGLRVLYETCETSSTSDTCAFSVFPLAVPEWRQGKPTGADFAAYPTVQLMQSRCGQLYPQAVSDPDVLAALAGICWLLDGIPSALESAASWLLVHEPAQLLDAAARSPLMLLTSPVVADDALTSWLRRTVASLAPDDAVGLRRLAGVDPWTAEEAIRLLHRSPAEALRVIHLLRACGLVRRVNSGNGERPRFTVLNLVHHLLDAEGAAARGPVQCAAAGSVHRTEADPVL from the coding sequence GTGAACCTCGGGTCGAACATACGGTTCGGTATCCTGTTGCGAAACGCGCGAAAGCGCGTCGGCATGACCCAGAGGCAACTCGCCGAGCTTTCCACCATCAGCGTCCGGGCCATCCGGGATCTCGAACTGGACTGCACCAAGGCCCCGCGCGCCCAGACGATCAGCCTTCTCGCGGACGCGCTGCGCCTCAGCAAGGCGCGCCGGGCGGAGCTGGAGGCCGCGGCGGGACTGGCCTCGGGCCATTCGCTCATCGAGGACCTGGTGGCACCGCCGGCCCTGCTCGGCCCGATCGTCGGCCGTGAGCACGAAACAGCCTCCCTGACCGACCTGCTGGAGTCCTCCGGGCATCGACTGCTCAAAGTCGTCGGCATGCCGGGCATAGGCAAGAGCCGACTCATTCAGAAGGTCGCGAACGACCTGCACCAGAGCGGCCGGATGTCGGTCATCCATCTGGCCCGGGAGTCGGCGGCCCAAGGGGGCAAAGGGGTTATGCCGAGCGGACTGATCGACCGGATCGCCGACCGGATCGGCTGTGAACCCACAGCGGACGACGTGACCGGCGCGCTCACGACCAACGAAGTCCTGCTCACCGTCGACGGCCGGGATCTGGACGAGGACGGCGAAATCGAACTGAGGCTGCTCCTGCACCGCTGTCCCGGACTTCGCGTGCTGTACGAAACCTGCGAGACCTCGTCGACCTCCGACACCTGTGCCTTCTCGGTCTTTCCGCTCGCCGTGCCCGAATGGCGTCAGGGCAAGCCGACCGGCGCGGACTTCGCCGCGTACCCGACGGTGCAGCTCATGCAGTCGCGCTGTGGGCAGTTGTATCCGCAGGCCGTGTCCGATCCGGACGTCCTGGCCGCGCTCGCCGGCATCTGCTGGCTGCTCGACGGCATTCCCTCGGCGCTCGAGTCGGCCGCTTCCTGGCTGCTCGTCCACGAACCGGCGCAACTCCTGGACGCCGCCGCGCGTTCGCCGCTGATGCTCCTGACCTCGCCGGTCGTCGCCGACGATGCGCTGACCTCGTGGCTCAGGCGGACCGTGGCGTCCTTGGCGCCGGACGACGCCGTCGGGCTCCGCCGCCTCGCAGGCGTCGACCCCTGGACCGCCGAGGAGGCCATCCGCCTCCTGCACCGCTCGCCTGCCGAAGCGCTGCGCGTCATCCATCTGCTGCGTGCCTGCGGCCTGGTGCGCCGGGTCAACTCCGGCAACGGCGAACGTCCCCGCTTCACGGTCCTGAATCTCGTACACCACCTCCTGGACGCGGAGGGGGCCGCCGCCCGCGGCCCGGTGCAGTGTGCGGCGGCCGGATCCGTCCACCGCACCGAGGCCGACCCGGTGCTGTGA
- a CDS encoding amino acid adenylation domain-containing protein encodes MSFSLVCLPFAGSGAGFYRQWAQLSAPGVRVVALQLPGREELYNEEPYTDVRQAARFAAEQTILATADGAGPVALFGHSLGAVLAYETARELRARDFGRLNHLFVSGSAGPWETRPRTSDLDDDALAAHVEEITGYRHPAFGNPELRELLLPLLRADTVMHERYRPVSGASALPIPVTALRGADDTLVARDSLEQWSATTTTRFAMEEVPGGHMYLTERPAELLERIAGLVDGSAHPEPPPSPPALHRDDTARPVPEGTLLDLYGTWVERSPDTVAVRSGADALSYAELDERANRLARRLRSMGVGRETRVGLCQPRGNDIVVSILAVWKAGGAYVPLDPEHPEDRLAYMLQDSGAAVVLGTREAVEGVPVGEARVVLLDEAADAIAAESAEPLDTVLDPRQLAYVIYTSGSTGRPKGVAVAHRGLVNLAAAMRPVLGVSEGVVALQFASFSFDGSVLDLAVTLGGGGTLAIASREERTEPVALADMIRSAGVSVASVVPSLLGVLEPAAVPGVENWVLGAERLNAALASRWTARSRVWNTYGPTEATVITTADPVPHAITPADPPPAIGRPIDNASVFVLDDALRPVPVGATGELYIAGPGLARGYAGRPGPTAERFVACPFGEGARMYRSGDLARWSEDGQLQFVGRADEQVKIRGFRVEPGEVEAVVAAHGGVGQAVVVVREDRPGNKRLVAYVVPAAGHEVDVAEVRAFAGARLPDYMVPTVMVLDALPLTVNGKTDKAALPAPDPGAGTGRAARTATEEVLCALFAEVLGLQHIAADDSFFEIGGSSIQSMLLVSRARRAGLVITARQVFERQSPAGLAAVAVAAEEGTVTAAAPAGDVPSAPVRA; translated from the coding sequence ATGTCCTTCTCTTTGGTGTGCCTGCCCTTCGCGGGGAGCGGCGCGGGGTTCTACCGGCAGTGGGCCCAACTGTCCGCGCCGGGCGTACGCGTGGTCGCGCTGCAGCTCCCGGGGCGCGAGGAGCTCTATAACGAGGAGCCGTACACGGACGTACGGCAAGCCGCACGTTTCGCGGCCGAGCAGACGATCCTGGCGACCGCCGACGGCGCCGGGCCGGTCGCCCTCTTCGGGCACAGCCTCGGCGCCGTGCTGGCGTACGAGACCGCGAGGGAGCTGCGGGCCCGGGATTTCGGCCGGCTGAACCACCTGTTCGTCAGCGGCTCGGCGGGGCCGTGGGAAACCCGTCCGCGGACCAGTGACCTCGACGACGACGCGTTGGCCGCCCACGTCGAGGAGATCACGGGATACCGGCACCCCGCGTTCGGCAACCCCGAACTGCGCGAGCTGTTGCTCCCGTTGCTCCGCGCCGACACCGTGATGCACGAGCGGTACCGGCCGGTATCCGGCGCATCGGCTCTGCCGATACCGGTCACCGCGCTGCGCGGCGCCGACGACACCCTCGTCGCGCGCGACAGCCTGGAGCAGTGGAGCGCGACCACCACGACGCGCTTCGCCATGGAGGAGGTCCCCGGCGGGCACATGTACCTGACCGAGCGGCCGGCCGAGCTGCTGGAGAGAATCGCCGGTCTGGTCGACGGCAGTGCCCACCCCGAGCCACCCCCGTCACCGCCGGCGCTCCACCGGGACGACACGGCCCGGCCGGTTCCGGAGGGGACGCTCCTCGATCTGTACGGGACGTGGGTCGAGCGGTCACCGGACACCGTCGCGGTGCGCAGCGGTGCGGACGCGTTGTCGTACGCGGAACTGGACGAGCGCGCCAACCGGCTGGCCCGCCGTCTGAGGAGCATGGGCGTGGGCCGGGAGACCAGGGTCGGCCTGTGCCAGCCGCGCGGGAACGACATCGTGGTGTCGATCCTGGCGGTGTGGAAGGCGGGTGGCGCCTATGTGCCGCTGGATCCCGAGCACCCCGAGGACCGGCTGGCCTACATGCTCCAGGACAGTGGCGCCGCGGTCGTGCTGGGCACAAGGGAGGCGGTCGAGGGCGTCCCGGTGGGCGAGGCGCGTGTCGTCCTGCTGGACGAGGCCGCCGATGCCATCGCCGCCGAGTCCGCCGAGCCCCTGGACACCGTGCTCGACCCGCGTCAACTCGCCTACGTGATCTACACATCGGGGTCGACGGGGCGGCCGAAGGGCGTGGCCGTCGCCCACCGCGGCCTGGTGAACCTGGCCGCGGCGATGCGCCCGGTCCTCGGCGTCTCCGAAGGAGTCGTCGCGTTGCAGTTCGCGTCGTTCAGCTTCGACGGCTCGGTGCTGGACCTGGCGGTCACGCTCGGGGGAGGGGGCACCTTGGCGATCGCCTCGCGCGAGGAACGCACCGAGCCCGTGGCCCTGGCGGACATGATCCGCTCGGCCGGGGTGAGCGTGGCCAGTGTGGTCCCGTCGCTCCTCGGTGTCCTCGAACCGGCCGCGGTCCCGGGGGTGGAGAACTGGGTGCTGGGCGCGGAACGCCTGAACGCGGCCCTGGCGAGTCGCTGGACCGCTCGCTCCCGGGTGTGGAACACCTACGGCCCCACCGAGGCGACAGTGATCACCACGGCCGACCCGGTCCCGCACGCGATCACGCCGGCGGACCCGCCGCCGGCCATCGGCCGTCCGATCGACAACGCATCGGTCTTCGTCCTCGACGACGCCCTGCGGCCGGTCCCCGTCGGTGCGACGGGGGAGCTGTACATCGCGGGGCCCGGCCTGGCCCGTGGCTATGCCGGACGGCCCGGTCCGACCGCCGAACGGTTCGTGGCCTGCCCCTTCGGCGAAGGCGCCCGCATGTACCGCTCGGGCGACCTCGCCCGCTGGTCCGAGGACGGGCAGCTGCAGTTCGTGGGCCGGGCGGACGAGCAGGTCAAGATCCGTGGCTTCCGGGTGGAGCCGGGTGAGGTCGAGGCCGTGGTCGCGGCCCACGGCGGCGTGGGCCAGGCAGTGGTCGTCGTCCGTGAGGACCGGCCCGGGAACAAGCGTCTGGTCGCCTACGTCGTGCCCGCAGCCGGCCACGAGGTGGACGTCGCCGAGGTCCGGGCGTTCGCGGGCGCCCGTCTGCCGGACTACATGGTGCCGACGGTCATGGTTCTGGACGCTCTGCCGCTCACGGTGAACGGCAAGACGGACAAGGCCGCCCTGCCCGCCCCCGATCCGGGGGCCGGTACGGGCAGGGCCGCGCGAACCGCCACCGAAGAAGTGCTGTGCGCGTTGTTCGCCGAGGTGCTCGGCCTTCAACACATCGCCGCCGACGACTCGTTCTTCGAGATCGGCGGCTCGTCGATCCAGTCGATGCTGCTGGTGTCCCGCGCCCGCAGGGCCGGGCTCGTCATCACCGCCCGTCAGGTCTTCGAGCGGCAGAGTCCGGCGGGTCTGGCCGCCGTGGCCGTCGCGGCCGAGGAGGGCACGGTGACGGCCGCCGCGCCCGCCGGGGACGTACCGTCGGCTCCCGTGAGGGCCTGA
- a CDS encoding condensation domain-containing protein encodes MSPGQHRLWLLDRFEHTGWTYNIVVQARMAGRMDIAALDAAVSDVMTRHEALRTSFPEVDGTPHQRIAPAAPEDRRLHVVRARDAGPSALEDSGRYVFDLTREAPVRALLFEVADGEWVLQLVLHHIVVDGWSVRPLMRDLGQAYRARCQGEAPDWEPLPVQFADFALWQREVLGSADDPRSLLAEQTDFWRSALEGMPAELALPVDRERPRTTTRRGGSVPFTTDARLHRRVREVGHACGATPFMVFHAALAALFSRLGAGDDIPLGTVTAGRSDEALNDLVGFFVNTLTLRTDVSGDPTFRDLIARVRDFDLQAFDHQDVPFEAVVQAMAPRRRPGRHPLFQTMLAIQSHEPAEPDFPGLSVTMEKAESIELHSAKFDLYFDLAETWTADGEPAGIAGHLVYSADLWEERSAAALAERLTVVLGALAADPGTRVSEPDILLPWERALLTGEGDDGSRGSHERFAASRPIHTSFDA; translated from the coding sequence GTGTCGCCGGGGCAGCACCGGCTGTGGCTGCTCGACCGGTTCGAGCACACCGGCTGGACCTACAACATCGTCGTCCAGGCCAGGATGGCGGGCCGGATGGACATCGCCGCGCTGGACGCCGCCGTCTCGGACGTCATGACCCGGCACGAGGCCCTGCGGACGAGCTTCCCCGAGGTGGACGGCACGCCGCACCAGCGGATAGCCCCCGCCGCGCCCGAGGACCGGCGGCTGCATGTGGTGCGGGCGCGGGACGCCGGCCCCTCCGCGTTGGAGGACAGCGGTCGGTACGTCTTCGACCTGACGCGCGAAGCGCCGGTCAGAGCTCTGCTGTTCGAGGTGGCCGACGGGGAGTGGGTGCTCCAGCTGGTGCTCCACCACATCGTGGTCGACGGATGGTCGGTGCGGCCGTTGATGCGCGACCTGGGGCAGGCGTACCGGGCGCGGTGCCAGGGAGAGGCGCCGGACTGGGAGCCCCTGCCCGTGCAGTTCGCCGACTTCGCCCTGTGGCAGCGGGAGGTGCTCGGATCGGCAGACGACCCGCGGTCGCTGCTGGCCGAGCAGACGGACTTCTGGCGTTCGGCCCTGGAGGGTATGCCTGCCGAGCTCGCGCTGCCCGTGGACCGGGAGCGTCCGCGGACCACCACCCGCCGCGGCGGTTCGGTGCCGTTCACGACGGACGCCCGCCTGCACCGGCGGGTGCGCGAGGTCGGCCACGCGTGCGGAGCCACGCCGTTCATGGTGTTCCACGCGGCGCTGGCCGCCCTCTTCAGCCGCCTCGGAGCGGGCGACGACATTCCGCTGGGCACGGTCACCGCCGGCCGCTCGGACGAAGCCCTCAACGATCTGGTCGGATTCTTCGTGAACACCCTCACCCTGCGGACGGATGTGTCCGGCGACCCCACCTTCCGTGACCTGATCGCCCGGGTCCGGGATTTCGACCTCCAGGCATTCGACCACCAGGACGTTCCCTTCGAGGCAGTCGTCCAGGCCATGGCTCCCCGGCGTCGGCCCGGCCGGCACCCCCTCTTCCAGACCATGCTGGCCATCCAGAGCCACGAACCGGCCGAACCGGACTTCCCCGGCCTGTCCGTCACGATGGAGAAGGCGGAGTCCATCGAGCTCCACTCGGCCAAATTCGACCTCTACTTCGACCTCGCCGAGACCTGGACGGCGGACGGCGAACCCGCGGGCATCGCGGGACACCTCGTCTACTCGGCCGACCTGTGGGAGGAGCGCTCGGCCGCCGCCCTCGCCGAGCGCCTGACCGTCGTACTGGGGGCGCTGGCCGCCGACCCCGGGACCCGTGTCTCCGAGCCCGACATCCTGCTCCCGTGGGAGCGCGCCCTGCTCACCGGGGAGGGGGACGACGGAAGCAGGGGAAGCCACGAGCGCTTCGCGGCTTCCCGGCCGATCCACACGTCGTTCGACGCCTAA
- the dpgD gene encoding enoyl-CoA-hydratase DpgD: MRRLSRVQYDKKDNVARITLNRPEVLNAMDLEMHEELAEIWDDFEADDDMWVAVLSGSGSRAFSVGQDLKELAGRDRAGTASPSTFGSRGKPGWPRLTERFDLAKPIVAKVQGYAMGGGFELALSCDIVIASEEAVFALPEAKLGLMAGAGGVFRLTRQIPWKIAMGHLLTGRPMDARRAFELGLVNEVVPAEQLDACVESWVADIRRCAPLSVRAIKEAAITSASMSLESAFATRYPWEERRMHSEDAIEGPRAFSEKRAPRWKAR; the protein is encoded by the coding sequence ATGCGGCGACTTTCACGAGTGCAATACGACAAGAAGGACAACGTTGCGCGGATAACGCTCAACAGGCCCGAGGTCCTCAACGCGATGGATCTGGAGATGCATGAGGAGCTCGCCGAGATATGGGATGATTTCGAGGCGGACGATGACATGTGGGTTGCCGTCCTTTCCGGCTCCGGTTCCCGAGCGTTCTCGGTGGGTCAGGATCTGAAGGAGCTGGCCGGCCGAGACCGCGCGGGGACCGCGTCTCCCTCCACGTTCGGCAGTCGCGGAAAGCCTGGCTGGCCCCGGTTGACAGAACGGTTCGACCTGGCCAAACCGATCGTTGCCAAGGTCCAGGGATACGCCATGGGGGGAGGCTTCGAGCTTGCCCTTTCGTGCGACATCGTCATCGCCTCCGAGGAGGCGGTGTTCGCGCTTCCCGAGGCGAAACTGGGGCTCATGGCAGGGGCGGGCGGTGTGTTCCGACTGACCCGGCAGATACCGTGGAAGATCGCGATGGGGCACCTTCTGACCGGACGTCCGATGGACGCGCGGCGCGCTTTTGAACTCGGCCTCGTCAACGAGGTGGTGCCGGCCGAGCAACTCGACGCGTGTGTCGAGAGCTGGGTCGCCGACATCCGGCGTTGCGCCCCCCTCTCCGTCCGCGCGATCAAGGAAGCCGCCATCACGTCGGCGAGCATGTCATTGGAATCAGCATTTGCGACCCGCTATCCGTGGGAAGAACGACGTATGCACAGCGAGGATGCGATCGAAGGTCCCCGTGCCTTCAGCGAGAAGCGCGCTCCCCGCTGGAAAGCGCGTTAG